From the genome of Vitis riparia cultivar Riparia Gloire de Montpellier isolate 1030 chromosome 11, EGFV_Vit.rip_1.0, whole genome shotgun sequence:
GTTCACTAGAGTGAACCCACTTTGCCTTGAAACCAATATCCACCGTAAAAACCGAGTTTCCTTCCAAAAACAATCCAAACTGTGAAACTGATGTGAAAATTCATCAATATCCTGGGAGATCAGCCTGATCAAATTTCTTGGGGTGTCTTCATTTTTTCTACAAGACTATCAAGCGGGAACATCTCTAGAGGACAAGAATGGAAACTCCCAAAGCATGCAATTTATGCAAAATCTTTTGGGTCTTTAAAAGTGAGGAGTATAGATATTACAATAGATTGAAAGGGGTTTATAAGCTTTTGGtcctcataaaatttgaagaaaaatgcaaagaaaagaaaataaagagaaaaaaaaataagaaataagaaacaagaaaaaatgaaaatataaatagaaaatagatttcaaattaACAAACTATTCAAACTCATCtaacttatttaatttgaaaaatgtataagttattaaataattttaattatattttcttttcttttgtatttttcatgatacaaccaaacacaaaaaaaaaaaaaaaaattaccatttttttccttggtactttggaaccaaacataacctaggTAACATTTCATTTCTCTCTTCAAGCACAACTGCCATAACTAAAATTTCTAAACACCAAACCTACAATCGGTTCCCAACATGATAATTCATATGCACAATGAAATCTAGAAAACCAAGTTGCAAGCTCTAGggtaagaaaaaggaaaagaaaaaaaattaaaaatacagcCTGCAGCAACTACATATTGAGTGAGAGAATGAGCCAAAGATTGACATAAGAGAACAATGAGGGTGACACAACAACATTTAGGTCCTTGTTGAAGATGACAAAACATGGATTATTGCATGAACCGTGAGCGGTTTTGTTTGGCATGGAACACGCACGTGAacccatttcttttcttccaccTGCCCCCAAACAGTAACCAAAGGAGAAAGAGGAGGGTGTAGGGACAGACTCTTCCTGGGTCTCTCTCATTTATATTGACACCAGAATCATAGGCATGGGCTGAGACATGTTTTCCCAATCCATCAATCAATAATTCACTTTCCCTCTTCCACTGCCTCCCCATGCTCATCTATTTATTTGACCTtcacttcctttttctttcccaacAACACATTGCTTTCGTTCATCCATATGATAATGAAATCCTCACGTATTCTTTTGCTCTGTCTCCTTACAACTGCTTTTTATCTCCTCCACCAACATTCTTCCATTGCTTCaacttcttcatcttctttgaaTTTTCTTCCAGGAAGGAGACACGTGAGAGAATTGAGCATGTCATTCTCCAACCGGAAAAATGAATACCAAGAGATCCAGGTGAGTTTGtgaaaatgaaacaaatctCTAGCTCATCCATCCCTTCTCTAACCTTCCCTGCCTCTCAATTACTACTACTTTGGATCACTCCCCCATAGGCTGTTTTTGGCCATTTTTTACTTACCTTCCCTCTGTTTTCTGAGAAAACTGAGGGAAAAGAACCTTTGATTCTCACATTTTATGTTGTTTCAGTTTCCTCCCAAAAGGAAGAATGAGAAAACCTAACTCAACTGAGCAACATAACTGTGAGGCTCTACTGGAGAGGTTTTTGTTTTCCTGGGATGTTAAACAATGAGAAGTCTAAGACTCAAAGTTTCaagttcttttccttttcctaccTTCTCAGTTACAGAACTGAGCTTGATCTGTTATTTAACTCATTTGAGAACTCTTGAATATGACTATGTGATAAATGCAGGATGTTGATGACGAAATGAAGCCATCTACAATGCAAGAAGATTCCATTGCAGTAGAACACAGGAGCAGCAGCGAGAATTTAGAAGATATTGTTTACCACATCGATTATCATGGAGTTATGACTCATCCAACTCCAACTCCCAAACACCCCAAACCCTAGGATGCTTTATAAGCCTTCCCTACAGAAGAGTTTATTCATACATGTCTGGTATTTCTAATCAATAGATACAACAATGTAATAACATATAGTAATATTTTGGATGGAAATACTTTGCTTCAAATTTCACGGCAATCTTAATTTCCTCTCTGGGTTTCACTTCACAACCCAAACTTTTGCCAGCAACAATAACAATCATAAAAGAGAgtttactttttctccacttctGTAGATGcatttttaattggttttatgAGACATATTGTATAACGTAATGGCATACAAAGTAAACAATGAGATGGAAATAGACCCAACCTAATAGCAACAAGAAGAATAATAagagaaacataaaaatgaagctTGAAGAACTACAGGTCTCAGCAAGGAGAATAGACATACCTGTCACAGCTTTTTTTGAAGAGGAATATCTTATGGAACTCAACCTTTGCCACAGCACTGGCTGCCCCTTTGGAGTAGCCACCTTGGGTGACTCATGGCAGATCTCATCATGCTGAATACAACAGGGTCTATCCCTGCCCACAAAGACCTGTCTATTGGAAAAGGTAAAAGGAGAAATgtagaatgataaaaaataaaaaggtaatcCAAAAAAAGGATCTTCACAACCATTGTCATTTACAGTGTAGTGAAAGCATCCCATTCATATATTGCTTTCTGGTCTTTTTGTACTTCTCAAGCACCATCCCATAGCTGTCTATTACATCCTCAAATGCCACCTCACAACAGAATTTGGACTTCACGTTCATGAAAGCAACTTCTGCCTTGTCTCTGTGTTGATTAAATAAAGAGCTCAACTTTTCAAATCCTACTGAAGGAAAATCCCCACCATGCTCTTCAATCATTTCTGCCTCCCAATTGAGAAGCTGGAGCCATCTCAACCGTTGAAAGGGATCTTCATTTTTCTGAATAGCAACTTCTACGACCCTGAGGGCTTCCAAGAATCCTGATTCACTACAAATCTTATCAATTATATAGATAAAAATGGTTCTCTGGTTCAAACCAAGCCAGCATTTGGAATCTGATGGCAAGGTAATTGCAGCAACCAAGCAAGCCTTCCGAAAGGTTGGATCAGAATCACCAATCAGCCTGATCGCAATGTGTAACAAGTTCACAGACATAACACTAAGAATTTCAGACAAAGGATCAACAGAAGTGTAGTGGATTGATTTCGAGCTCTGGTTCCAACAATGGAGTGCAACATGAGCAAATCCCTCCCACCTGTTTAAAATATGCCATGACTATGTGAGAATTGAAGCCTTCTAACATGGTACAGGTTTTAAAGTTCATCagggttttaaatttaaacaaaaagaaatctaagacatttcattttgatttctaaCCACttcaaaataattgatatttcaGATTCCAACTGATTTCTACTTTCAGATACACTGCAGTATTTCACTAAAATTGCAAAATTTTGCATTTCAGGATTACATTCCAAGCTCAACCATGTTTGAAATTGACCCCAAAACCAAAATGTACTGTCTTGACATATATAGGTGAATTTGATAAATCATGACCACTACAACTTCTGAAACATCCGGGATTATACACACATAATACTGTGTTAAGCACAATGAAAGATTAATTTCACTTGCAATAACCATCTTTTTAGATGCAAATGGATTTATTATTAGGAGAcctacaaaatttattattattttgatattttcaaataactttaCCTTTATATCCAAATGTGGTACCCCACAATTTGAATGATTTCAACCAATCTACTTACAGTTAACCATTATGTgctcatattttttgtataatgattaaaatgtGTGCCATCATTTGTACGAAAGATTTAGCGACATGTCCACAAGTAATCTTTTCCAGAGACATTGGGTCCAGAACCTTGTGGCCATGTCTGACAGACACACCTGTccatatcatatataatttaGTAACAAAATGGGTCAGTCCACATGCATTGAACTTCTTAATTTTTAAGACAAACTTAGTCCAATCAATTTAGAAATTTCTGCAAGCTATATAGCAAGGTCCTATgcataattcaagaaaaaaaagtctTGAAATGAAATATATGCACATCCATATTTGGAAGTCATACACATCCACAAAAACAGACACATGCacgcagagagagagagagagagagagagagagagatttgagAGATGTACGATCTTAATGGCAAATGGCCTAAGGTTGAAAACTATGAAATCTTTTTCAAGAATACCAGCAATAACAATTTTTCACATCCATAATTTTGACCACAACATGACATACAATATCTGACGATAATGCATGATGTGCTTTTATCCCTGCATGAACAGTAGAATAGAGGTAGGGAGAAGGAGTCTAGGTAATATAAAGGTTTAACATTATAAAATGTCAAAAGACATCTTGATGTTATAGGTGGCTCATTTTGTTATCCATTTAGGTTGCAATTCATGGGCCACCCCCATGTGTTACAGAGATACAAACCCCATACACTGAATTATCATACAAATGAAACAtcaagttttcatttttaatggaGAAATGGCCCA
Proteins encoded in this window:
- the LOC117925546 gene encoding uncharacterized protein LOC117925546, translated to MIMKSSRILLLCLLTTAFYLLHQHSSIASTSSSSLNFLPGRRHVRELSMSFSNRKNEYQEIQDVDDEMKPSTMQEDSIAVEHRSSSENLEDIVYHIDYHGVMTHPTPTPKHPKP